From Juglans regia cultivar Chandler chromosome 9, Walnut 2.0, whole genome shotgun sequence:
GAAGTCATAATTATTTGTTGTAAAGTCTTTACATCGTTCATTAAATTATGTTAGATGACAGCTTAAAAGGAGAACCTGTGAGATTTTTACTTTTCTCCAAATTTTCTGCTTTTAGGAAAACAATTATGTTGCATTTGACATTGTTTCTTTGCTGGAAAGTAAACATGTTGCATGTTCTGTTTGCctagtaaatttaaaatttacttcAGAGGGAGGCTCCTTATTGTGTTTACTGATATTTTAAGAATCTTCTGTAGGTGAATGGGTTGCATGCTCTGTTGGTGCCAATTTTACGCCCCATATCATCACTGTTGATACCGGCGAGGTAATTGTTGAAAATAAGGGTGTCCTTTGAATGTatttcatatatcatatattgcATGAAATTCCATTATGTGAAGTATGGTTGGACAAAATGAAGACATTATGTGGATTTCATTGTCAGAGAAGGATGACGTTCTTTGAATCCAAGATATTTGGGCCTTAATGCTGATTTACCATGGATTGTACTTAGTTATTTTCCAGATATAGGAGAGAAAAAGATCTAAGATATTTGGGCGTTATGCTGATTTACCATGGATTGTACTTAATTGTAAACATGGAAAATGTGGGTTTTGTTTGGCCTGTGGATGAAAGAATTGGACTAAAACCCTTGCTTTGATGGTGCACTTTTACTACATTACATTTGGGGATCTTTTTTTTTCGCAGGAGGGTTATACGTTTTACCAGAAAATGAACTCCTGGTGTAAGTTGGGTTTctgtttcattttattagtgTATTTGTGCTTTCTTCTCCTGAGAAGATAAAAGACTTTATAGAGGAAAATCTGATCAGTTAAAATGACAGGGTTGATTTCTTTGTATTGTCAGTATCTGTACCTATTCCATTATCTATTACCtattaatttattgatgaaGGATATCATCCCCtggaaaaattctaaaaaggtTTCAAATGGAGTAGTCATTTAATCCAATATGTACATGTTATACCAACTTTAGTGAGGTAAGGTCCTTTGTACAAAAATGGCGCTTTTTTGGCTCCAACTCCCTGTTGATTTACCTGCATGATACTGTCTGGGAGTTGCCATAGAAAATGCTGGAAAATTAGATTTTGTAGTACTACTTTAGGATGATTTCTATCTGTACATTTCTTACTTTAATGGCTTATTCAAGCAAATGATTTGTCTTTTATCATAAAGGTGAGTGTTCCTTTTGTTTATTGCAGGATGTTACAATGAAGGTTATATCCTTTTCTCAGCAAGGGCCTCGAACTATATGCATCCTCTCTGCTAATGGAGTGATATCAAGTGTTACACTTCGCCAGCCCGATTCTTCTGGGGGTACATTGACATATGAGGTGATGCGCATTATCCACCTCAGATTAAATGAGTATTAATGACCTAGCTCTGTTGCGATGATTGTCGTGGGATATTTGCATTGCCTTTGATAACTGTATGCTCGACTTTTTCCTGCTGTTAAAGATgctgtcccccccccccccaaaccaaaaaaataaaaataaaaaaactttttcccTCCACCATGCGTTTTGTTATGCCATTTTTTGAAATGGCTGGTGGACACTTTTTCTAACTCAGGTAcatatagtatttttcattcTATAAATTTAGTTATTCTCACGCATCGAGCAGATCAGCGACTAATTGTGAATAAAAGTGATGACCAATATCCTCCAATGTACCCAATCAAACCATAcctgcatttatatatatcgtTTCCAGAtcctatcatttttattattatgtcaTTAATTTTGCATTCCCAATTTCTTTTTGCTGCTGTTCTTGCAGGGTCGTTTTGAGATATTATCGTTATCTGGATCATTCATGCCAAATGATAGCGGAGGAACAAGGAGCAGATCTGGTGGGATGAGTGTTTCATTGGCAAGTCCGGATGGGCGTGTAGTAGGTGGTGGAGTTGCTGGTCTATTAGTTGCTGCGAGTCCGGTGCAGGTATGGCTCTTATTTTCACGCATTTATGGTCTTCACTTTTTAAATCGGTGCACAATAGAAATGATAAACTAGTCTcaatccaaactttttaacatctCCTTGTAAGAAGTGATGATTGGTACAAGAGAGTTCCATAGCTTGAGGGTCGAGTTGTGATATTTTTACCTTGTTGGTATGAATCAGGTTGTAGTAGGCAGTTTTCTGACAGGGAACCAGCATGAGCAAAAGCACAAAAAACAGAAGCACGATTTCGTATCAATTGCCGCACCAACTGCAGCTGTTCCAATATCTAGTGCAGATCCCTGGACTTCTTTGGCATCAGATTCCAGGGATAAGCCTACTGACATTAACGTATATCTGCCTGGAGTGTAACATAATTGGCCTCACATTGTTGTGCAGTATGAGGTTAGTTACTGACCCACTTTGGCAATCCGCTCAATTAAGTTAAAATCTCACTTCCCTGTGTTTATTTGGTTTGCGAACCTAATCCACTATACATTAGTGTACCAGCATGTTGTTTTCCATCAGGGATTTCTCCTTTCCATTTTAGGTAGCATTTATATTAGTTAGCTGAGTGAGTGTACCAAATGTTGCCGCTGTTTTGTCAGGGAGATTAGTTTGATCATGTAATATGTACACCTCAACTTTCCTTTCTTGGAGTGATTATGGTTTGtaattttaaagtttctttAGACATTCTGAATTATACATGCTCACGTCTTCAATGGTCTGTTATTGCTAATTAAtctgcattatttttttatttttcttctcaatattcGAATCACTTAAATAACaatatgacatttttttttaatattccgctacgtatatataattttcaagatttttaggCTCTTCAGCTAAACTTGTTTAAGCGTGAAGGTAGCATATCAAATTCATTGTCTTGACCATCGCCGCCAAATGGTTAATACCCACGATAAACAAAAGGGAAATGAATACAAATTACACAGGGTTTGTGCACAAATAAggtttaaaaaagagaaatactagAATGCCGTTTGAGTTTGTCGTCTCTTCATTTTGACcgtctatatattttttttttttattttttttttacttaatgattaagaaaatgacttttaatgtattgatgtatttttttaaaattttttttttaaatatttaaatgttaaaaaaatatgaaaataaaagataattttttacatatgaacagtaaaaaatttttatttttaatttttatcacagTATTGGCATTCtacataaaacaaaaaggaacTTTCGGGCGGGTATGTATTATCAATTAAGCTTGGAAGTTTTAATTTCTTCACGAGGTGTGCTTACTGAATTTCCACGTAAATTAATGGTATACTGCTTAGTGcttgttttcatatttctatgaaaaccacatttttttaatgattaaattaacTCGGCGCCATAATCCTATACCAGAAGACATCACAAAAGAACACAACCGCCATTACCCATTTTGTATTTCAGGGCATGAGATTTGTCCAGATACTAATACCTCTAATTCTGTGTTTGGCTGCCATTCTGGTCCTGAACTTGTGGACATCAAACCATCAACAACACAAGTTTCATGGATTCTCGTTAAGTCCTTATCTTTAGTTTTTAGCTTTTTAACacaataataattgaaaaaatctatacaacctctcatcctccacacaccacacattttttaaattttattttttttttctttcatcaaatttttaatatatgaataatgaatagaaaaataaaattattttaaaaagaataaactcaaaaaaaattttaaaaaatttaaaaattaaaaaaaaaaggtggtgtgtggaggttgggtAGCATTGCTCCAATTACTATCCATGTTGGAAATTACAGATCGTCTTCAGAAGAAGTTGATGGGTTTTGGTCAATTTTCCTCCCTTGTATGACGAGGAAGATCCGCAATACCATACTAGGGATTACAAAGGGGATGAcgatgaggaagatgaagaatacTGGGGTTCAGATGGTTACAATGATAGTAATAGTATTGATGACTACATCTTTTGGCAAGATAAAGAACAAGATAATGACGATTTGCATGGAAGAATCGAAAGCTTTATTGCTAAGGTCAATGAAGAACGGAGGAAAGAGAGATTCAGGAAGATTTATTGCTACCAGCTCAGACTTGGACAAACGGCTATAAAGCATGATAACCCATTTAGATTTGTATGTAATATGTTTCAATCTAGCAATAGATGTGAAGTAACTCTAGTCCGTAGTTAGTTATGAATTGTTTGTGCATGTGTTATTTATCTGGCAATTTTGTTCAAAACTAAATCTAATGCAAGTTATTTCAAACTCAATGATATAGAATGTAACTAATAACCTTATCAAGTTATTACGAACACTGAACATTATAATATCCCTCTCTTATATTTAAGgtttaattgaaaaaagaaaaagaaaaaaagaattctgTCCAAGTTGCATGGGTCATCGTATGATATAATTAGGAATGATGCCGAAAACAACGAAAGGCaccatttttttcctctctatcCCAATTTATAACTACAAAGCGAATCCTACATGTTGATAAATTAACTTGGGAAACATCCCAAAATGTCAAACAGAACTTATCTCAAGAACAAGTACACTGACCCCGCAGCCTTTGCATGTGTTTCCACCTTAAGATGAGACTGTCAAATTTTCAGCAATCATCTCAAGCAAAGGGTAGGTTAACCAAGCCCTGTTCCTGCATCCTTAGGAGGTGCATCGGCCTTAATACGAGGTGGCCTGACAATCCGATCAATTAACCCATATTCAAGAGCCTCCTGAGCATTAAACCGTTTCATCCTGCTCAGATCTTTGTTAATCTGCACATAACCATTAAGACAGTTTTTCAAGCTGATGACACTCCATATTTTCAGAAATAAAAAGGGTTTAGTTCAAGAAATGATGGAAACATTGctttccaaaattttaaaagaaattattgtgTCCTGTAGGGGTGACTGAGAGAGGTGACAAATTCCCGTCCTTTGTGGAGGTGTAACTTGCAGTCTTAAAAGCAATATAATACCTTACTTACCATATGTAATTCTGTGTGCACTTGGAAAAGCTTAAGCTTCTTCACAGCCATTAATTACAATACCAAGTACGcatcttttatttaagtataaaaataagcaGCCAAAAAGACATAGTAAGTTTTAGTGATGAGCAAACTAACCTTCTCGACAGGCTGGCCTGTTTTCTCAGCCAACTCATTAAAAAGGTAATCTCGGATTCTAAGTAGCTCATTTGCTTCATTACGAATGTCGTCAGCCTGAGATAATTTTTGTTACATATCATTCTGTTTCATTGTAATTTTCACGCATATAGATTTACATGAGAATATGGCATGCAGTCACACCTGACCACGGGCAGCTCCAGCAGGAGATTGGAGCGCAATTCTTGCAAGAGGCATTGCAAAGCGGCTACCCTTCAAtgcaaaaaaattatgaacaatataaaTTATCTTAAGAGCTCAAGCATTATGGATATAAAACAAGAATGAAATCTATTCAAAGAGCATATTAGACTCAACTCAACTATGCCTTAATCCTAAGATTGGGATCAAATCTATAAATGCTCATCAACTTATCAAAATCTGCTGTGTATTCCTATTTGTTATTCTATCCACCAGTTGAAAAGCCTACACTCTGTTCACTCCCTATTTACATATCCTTCATAACAATTTCTATCCACGTTTTTTAAGGCCACACATAACatatttatgcaaaataaaatatattccatGAACGCAGTAGGCTACTAGGGTTCTAACAACAAGACAAATGTGGAAGGACAAGACTTCAATTGAGGAATATCCCAATTAGCATAATCACACAACTCTAGCAAAGCTGTTCTTTTGGATGCTTAACTGATGTTTCTaataaaccaaacaaaagggAAAGGACAGTCCACTATCATTCATCCTTTACTGCGTAGGTGAAAATACCTACATTGTAAGTCCAACCACCCTGCACTAGTGCCACACATTGCATTTATCTGTTGTTTTTAGCCTCAATGCCTCCCAGATAGGAAGGTATAACAATAGAGTTTATCACTTCAAAATCTAACGGAGACATTTATTACCTTTTCTccagcagaaagaagaaaggctGCTAGATTGTATGCATATCCCACACAATGGGTGGCGACAGGACTGTTCAAGCTCTGCATGGTGTCATAAATAGCCATGCTTGGAGTAAGCTGCAAAAGAGGAAGTTTTAAGTGAGGGAAAAAGATTTCACAAGCAACAAGAATATGGTGATAGAAGCATGCTTGATTGCAGAAGACTGGTTTAGAAGGAACTCACATCTCCACCAGGCCCATTGATGTACATATAGAGCTTTTTGGAATTATCAACGCTGTCCAGGTACAGCATTGTCGCTAATATTTGGTTGCTAAATTCTTCATCTATATGTTGTCCAATAAAGATAACACGCTCTCGGTACTGCATCACGAATTCGGTGATTTTCTTAGagcaatataattaatatagatcggtataaattataaaaatcacaaGGGAACTTGACATCCACATATAAGCAATTGGTACTGACAGATGAGCACTGGGCAGTCAATCCCcgtcataaaaacaaaaaacaaaacaaaaggatatGCCCAACTAGCTAGAAGAATAAAAAGAGCAAAATTTCCGCAATCCCTATAAAGACTGAAAATGCAGCTAGTATAAGCATTCAACCAAGCATAGATATTGTTGAATATGATGGTTTC
This genomic window contains:
- the LOC108981856 gene encoding AT-hook motif nuclear-localized protein 1-like; translation: MEASGGVTVVGSDAPSDYHIAPRSENQAQTDGSAPPPTAAAQVSAPPPSTAATVDAPAMPAKKKRGRPRKYGPDGSVTIALSPKPISSSVPPPVIDFSAGKRGKVKPASSVSKTKFEVENIGEWVACSVGANFTPHIITVDTGEDVTMKVISFSQQGPRTICILSANGVISSVTLRQPDSSGGTLTYEGRFEILSLSGSFMPNDSGGTRSRSGGMSVSLASPDGRVVGGGVAGLLVAASPVQVVVGSFLTGNQHEQKHKKQKHDFVSIAAPTAAVPISSADPWTSLASDSRDKPTDINVYLPGV
- the LOC108981857 gene encoding ATP-dependent Clp protease proteolytic subunit-related protein 2, chloroplastic, which encodes MAVSLHTTGIHPQTGASHHRLSCATKLYSGLKLQSSGPFGAGIPNLTAEFYGKVNKSLQPRTHNQISIRGRVRMSPIGTPRVPYRTPGEGTWQWVDLWNALYRERVIFIGQHIDEEFSNQILATMLYLDSVDNSKKLYMYINGPGGDLTPSMAIYDTMQSLNSPVATHCVGYAYNLAAFLLSAGEKGSRFAMPLARIALQSPAGAARGQADDIRNEANELLRIRDYLFNELAEKTGQPVEKINKDLSRMKRFNAQEALEYGLIDRIVRPPRIKADAPPKDAGTGLG